The Apium graveolens cultivar Ventura chromosome 6, ASM990537v1, whole genome shotgun sequence genome contains a region encoding:
- the LOC141667226 gene encoding urease accessory protein D translates to MDVEIEELKTGKVVVEKVMGKSTATRCFSKYPLKFIIPRKVGSSQIDAVWIYALTYGGGIVSGDSISCEFTVGDGCTAVLTTQASTKVYKCVGSKCSIQIYEARIGNDAILVVIPDPVTCFSTAKYSQKQVFRIMSNSSLLIVDWITSGRHESGEKWDFMQYKSTNHIYMEGDEPLFLDTVLLEQGSTGTIADRVKDYQVLAMLIILGPKLKHVQDKVQEDVKKMMSEQLHLPATRLQSYSSPRTSQCLNKPSFLASCSPFGPKGSGVVIRIAAMTTESVYRFLQHQLASLEPLVGVSPYH, encoded by the exons ATGGATGTTGAAATTGAAGAATTGAAAACTGGAAAGGTGGTGGTGGAGAAAGTAATGGGAAAGTCAACGGCAACAAGATGCTTCTCTAAATATCCTCTCAAGTTCATCATCCCCAGAAAG GTGGGTTCTTCTCAAATTGATGCTGTCTGGATTTATGCCCTCACTTATGGCGGAGGAATTGTTTCT GGAGACTCTATCTCATGTGAATTCACTGTTGGTGATGGCTGTACAGCAGTTTTGACCACCCAAGCTTCCACAAAA GTATACAAATGTGTGGGGTCAAAATGCTCTATACAGATATACGAG GCAAGGATTGGGAATGATGCCATTTTGGTTGTCATTCCAGATCCAGTGACTTGTTTTTCCACTGCAAAGTACTCCCAGAAGCAAGTCTTCAGAATTATGTCAAACTCAAGCTTGCTCATTGTTGATTGGATTACAAGCGGGCGTCATGAAAGTGGAGAGAAGTGGGATTTTATGCAGTATAAAAGCACTAACCACATATATATGGAAGGAGATGAGCCTTTGTTTCTTGACACG GTTCTTCTGGAGCAAGGAAGCACTGGTACTATTGCTGACCGTGTTAAAGATTACCAAGTACTTGCCATGTTGATAATCCTGGG TCCGAAATTGAAGCATGTCCAAGACAAAGTTCAAGAAGATGTCAAGAAAATGATGTCTGAGCAACTTCATTTACCGGCTACAAGGTTACAAAGCTACTCATCTCCACGTACGAGCCAATGTTTGAATAAACCAAGCTTCTTAGCTTCCTGCAGTCCCTTTGGCCCCAAG GGAAGCGGTGTTGTCATTAGAATAGCTGCCATGACGACGGAATCCGTTTACAGGTTCTTGCAACATCAATTAGCTAGCTTGGAGCCACTGGTCGGAGTATCACCATATCATTAA